From the genome of Primulina eburnea isolate SZY01 chromosome 12, ASM2296580v1, whole genome shotgun sequence, one region includes:
- the LOC140807283 gene encoding probable glycosyltransferase At5g03795 isoform X1 — MTKLLLRLIVVLIFRIDWRKLFFVGAVLTIISVVIQISSLPYPLNDWIFQPPTSVSSYKQINNSVHLGKTNPLPVNSHLEITQDALVPDSLNSSMELNQSMINSAKEDRVSRRRRRRRRSNVRSIDIVTPPSYPSFVKKLPSRLLRYLSLLTPNDALAFAKRDIENATVVSHDDPELYAPLFRNISTFKRSYEWMEWMLKVYIYQEGERPIFHEPHLYGIYASEGWFLKLMEENRQFVTKDPEKAHLFYLPYSARQLQMALYVPNSHNLRPLSIFLRDYVNTLAAKYPFWNKTHGSDHFLVACHDWGPYTLVLHEELARNTIKALCNADASERIFIAGKDVSLPETTIRNPKRPLRNVGGKRVSQRPILAFYAGRMHGRVRPILLKYWGDKDDDMRIYGPLPNRVSRIMSYPEHMKSSKYCLCPMGFEVNSPRIVEAIYYECVPVIIADNFVPPFSEVLNWDAFSVTVAEKDIPKLKEILLSIPLRQYLIMQTNVKMLQKHFHWNARPVRYDLFHMILHSLWSSRLNQIQIPHTS; from the exons ATGACTAAGCTGTTGCTGCGGCTTATAGTAGTTCTGATTTTTAGAATTGACTGGAGGAAGTTGTTTTTTGTTGGAGCAGTTCTTACAATAATTAGTGTTGTGATTCAGATTTCTTCACTTCCTTATCCACTGAATGATTGGATTTTTCAGCCACCCACTTCAGTTTCATCCTATAAACAAATTAACAATAGTGTACATTTGGGTAAAACTAATCCTCTGCCGGTGAATAGCCATCTTGAAATCACTCAAGATGCCCTTGTTCCTGATTCACTCAATTCTTCCATGGAACTGAATCAATCAATGATAAATTCTGCCAAGGAAGATAGAGTTTCAAGAAGGAGGAGGAGAAGGAGAAGGAGTAACGTAAGGTCGATTGATATAGTTACTCCACCCTCCTATCCTTCTTTTGTCAAAAAACTGCCTAGCCGCTTGTTG AGGTATCTATCGTTGTTGACACCAAATGATGCACTTGCATTTGCTAAAAGAGACATTGAGAATGCCACAGTAGTTAGTCACGATGATCCAGAATTATATGCCCCTTTATTTCGAAATATCTCCACTTTCAAGAG GAGCTATGAATGGATggaatggatgttaaaagtttACATTTATCAAGAGGGAGAAAGACCTATTTTCCATGAGCCTCATCTTTACGGGATTTATGCATCTGAAGGATGGTTTTTAAAGTTGATGGAAGAAAACAGACAATTTGTGACAAAGGATCCTGAAAAGGCTCACTTGTTCTACCTACCATATAGTGCTCGCCAGTTACAGATGGCTCTATATGTTCCAAACTCGCATAATCTGAGGCCCTTATCAATCTTTCTTAGGGACTATGTGAACACGCTGGCTGCAAAATATCCATTCTGGAATAAGACTCATGGCTCAGACCATTTTCTAGTTGCTTGTCATGACTGG GGTCCTTACACTTTAGTCCTGCATGAGGAGCTTGCAAGAAACACTATTAAAGCTTTATGCAATGCAGATGCGTCTGAAAGGATCTTTATTGCAGGAAAGGATGTGTCATTGCCTGAAACTACCATAAGGAATCCTAAAAGGCCCCTTAGAAATGTTGGTGGGAAAAGGGTGTCACAGCGTCCAATTCTTGCGTTTTATGCAGGACGCATGCATGGCAGGGTTCGTCCGATACTTCTCAAGTACTGGGGCGACAAAGATGACGACATGCGGATTTATGGGCCATTGCCTAATCGAGTATCAAGAATTATGTCGTACCCCGAGCATATGAAATCCAGTAAATATTGCCTTTGTCCCATGGGATTCGAAGTCAACAGTCCAAGAATCGTTGAGGCCATATATTATGAGTGTGTTCCTGTTATTATAGCTGATAATTTTGTTCCTCCCTTCAGTGAAGTTCTCAATTGGGATGCCTTTTCAGTCACTGTTGCTGAGAAGGATATCCCAAAGTTAAAGGAGATACTCTTATCCATCCCTTTGAGACAATATCTTATCATGCAAACAAATGTGAAGATGTTGCAGAAGCATTTCCACTGGAATGCAAGACCAGTCCGATATGATCTGTTCCATATGATACTTCATTCTTTATGGTCTAGCAGgcttaatcagattcagataccTCATACTTCGTGA
- the LOC140807283 gene encoding probable glycosyltransferase At5g03795 isoform X2 translates to MELNQSMINSAKEDRVSRRRRRRRRSNVRSIDIVTPPSYPSFVKKLPSRLLRYLSLLTPNDALAFAKRDIENATVVSHDDPELYAPLFRNISTFKRSYEWMEWMLKVYIYQEGERPIFHEPHLYGIYASEGWFLKLMEENRQFVTKDPEKAHLFYLPYSARQLQMALYVPNSHNLRPLSIFLRDYVNTLAAKYPFWNKTHGSDHFLVACHDWGPYTLVLHEELARNTIKALCNADASERIFIAGKDVSLPETTIRNPKRPLRNVGGKRVSQRPILAFYAGRMHGRVRPILLKYWGDKDDDMRIYGPLPNRVSRIMSYPEHMKSSKYCLCPMGFEVNSPRIVEAIYYECVPVIIADNFVPPFSEVLNWDAFSVTVAEKDIPKLKEILLSIPLRQYLIMQTNVKMLQKHFHWNARPVRYDLFHMILHSLWSSRLNQIQIPHTS, encoded by the exons ATGGAACTGAATCAATCAATGATAAATTCTGCCAAGGAAGATAGAGTTTCAAGAAGGAGGAGGAGAAGGAGAAGGAGTAACGTAAGGTCGATTGATATAGTTACTCCACCCTCCTATCCTTCTTTTGTCAAAAAACTGCCTAGCCGCTTGTTG AGGTATCTATCGTTGTTGACACCAAATGATGCACTTGCATTTGCTAAAAGAGACATTGAGAATGCCACAGTAGTTAGTCACGATGATCCAGAATTATATGCCCCTTTATTTCGAAATATCTCCACTTTCAAGAG GAGCTATGAATGGATggaatggatgttaaaagtttACATTTATCAAGAGGGAGAAAGACCTATTTTCCATGAGCCTCATCTTTACGGGATTTATGCATCTGAAGGATGGTTTTTAAAGTTGATGGAAGAAAACAGACAATTTGTGACAAAGGATCCTGAAAAGGCTCACTTGTTCTACCTACCATATAGTGCTCGCCAGTTACAGATGGCTCTATATGTTCCAAACTCGCATAATCTGAGGCCCTTATCAATCTTTCTTAGGGACTATGTGAACACGCTGGCTGCAAAATATCCATTCTGGAATAAGACTCATGGCTCAGACCATTTTCTAGTTGCTTGTCATGACTGG GGTCCTTACACTTTAGTCCTGCATGAGGAGCTTGCAAGAAACACTATTAAAGCTTTATGCAATGCAGATGCGTCTGAAAGGATCTTTATTGCAGGAAAGGATGTGTCATTGCCTGAAACTACCATAAGGAATCCTAAAAGGCCCCTTAGAAATGTTGGTGGGAAAAGGGTGTCACAGCGTCCAATTCTTGCGTTTTATGCAGGACGCATGCATGGCAGGGTTCGTCCGATACTTCTCAAGTACTGGGGCGACAAAGATGACGACATGCGGATTTATGGGCCATTGCCTAATCGAGTATCAAGAATTATGTCGTACCCCGAGCATATGAAATCCAGTAAATATTGCCTTTGTCCCATGGGATTCGAAGTCAACAGTCCAAGAATCGTTGAGGCCATATATTATGAGTGTGTTCCTGTTATTATAGCTGATAATTTTGTTCCTCCCTTCAGTGAAGTTCTCAATTGGGATGCCTTTTCAGTCACTGTTGCTGAGAAGGATATCCCAAAGTTAAAGGAGATACTCTTATCCATCCCTTTGAGACAATATCTTATCATGCAAACAAATGTGAAGATGTTGCAGAAGCATTTCCACTGGAATGCAAGACCAGTCCGATATGATCTGTTCCATATGATACTTCATTCTTTATGGTCTAGCAGgcttaatcagattcagataccTCATACTTCGTGA